The Capra hircus breed San Clemente unplaced genomic scaffold, ASM170441v1, whole genome shotgun sequence genome contains the following window.
TAAACAAATacgttttggtctttttttttttttttcttcttttgaacagGGCGAAAACGATGCATGGCCGTGGATTGGAGAGAAACCTGCTCCCCTCGCGCGCCTGAAGGCAGGGAGTTCTCAGCGGGACAGAAATGACATTCAGAAATGAACCGTTTACACTTGGTGACTATGCCAGAACAAATAGTAACACCAAACTTTGATAAAGTGCTGTGATTTCCTTCTGGGAGGTTTCAGACCCCTCTCTATTGACCTTTAAGTCGATCATCAGTGTGTTGTCCGTCTCACTGCGACAAAGCCCCTGCTCCCATCCTAACCTCTCTGAGATCTGTGATTTCCACCCGATGGACAGAGTCATCACACGCTTAGATCCACCCAGCTCGTCACACAACAGCGTGGACGGGCACGTGCGTGCGTGGGCGcgtgggcaggtgggtgggtgggtgggtgggtgcgtggctgggtgcctgcgtgcgtgcatgcgtgggtgggtgggtgcgtcCGTGCGTGCGTCCCTGTGCCTTTCACCTTTCAGATGATGAACCCCGCCCCCTCACctctcccgccccccgcccccccccacactGCATTGTCCTTCGCCCAGCTGTGTCTCTGTGCCACCCACCCTCCACCACACCCACAACCACAGGCGcaccacacaccacacgcatGCCCGCACGCACACCCTGCCTGCacaccgcgcacacacacatcccgacgcagacacacacacacacacacacacacacgcacacgcacacgcacacacacacgcagcccgTTCGCACCCCGCTCGCACAGGCCGCACACCACACACTGCCCCCTACCCCCTACACGCACGCACGCTGCGTTGTCCTTTGCCTGGCTGTGTCTCTGGGCCACTGTCTCTGCACGCCCCACCCCCTTCCGGCCACGGCCACGCCCACACCCACTGGCGCatcccacacgcacacacccatggTGCCCACCCGACACACGCTCGGCCTCACGTGGAACCtatacacacaccgcacacattacccctccccccccacaccCACGCAGCACCACCTGCGCGTGCCCCACCACATGCCgcctcctgccggggtccagccccgtcggatgcagggaattcgaaggtggggacggcgttggcgtcctTGGATACGTACATATCGAAtgacagagatatagagagattagaaacgcatAGTGTCGTAGGAAAATGAGcggaggaaaagaggctgaatcccTTGGGATTCGGCCAGAGAAACGGGGAGCAGGAAAGAAGCGACATgcgggtatcagtctttccggaaacggaTCCGATTTCTTTCGTGTGGGGTTTGCTTCTATCCCTTCTgtgacatatagggatgaatacagagtcccgcgggggccaggagtcccgacctttctcagaatcaggtgcTTCACGTAAATGtacgagaaaaacaaacaaaaacaagcaaacaaaaaaaccaaacaggtcTTAGGGATGTGACCTAATCTTCTGGccgtgaggcctgctgacatgtgacgatcctttctttctgatccccaaaacacttctgtgttccaagggtgttttttttcttaaaccaggcaccaccctccagataaagtgacattcctgtagggtgagggtgtcgtgagttccaatcaagaaaggaacggatcgaacccaaagttcacatgagtcgtctgaaaggggactccttatgtctcctcgatgctagttatattcacgataagggcagggaatatggagatggaGCAGCAACCATCAGCCCAACCCATGAAAATCCTTTCCCCGATGTTGCCCTGAAGGTCTATGTCGTCTTCGGAGAGTGATGGAGTGACctgtttgcatagcaaggacacagggatggatcacaaaggacagggatctattcccaaagagaccattccttcactcaaaaagtctagtcttgctccccttaagaacgacccctctttccttttctgcattccaaCGACATGGATTCAtcgattcccaggtgcctaaggatatggaggcctggcggccatCGTGGACTCGACCGTGAGAAAAGCCCTGTGCTCGTGAAGACTCTCCAGAGACTcccagactctctgtgctgtgtaCGGTGGAGAGGGAGGCGACGCTCGTGTGCGTCGTGGCGGGAGGGTGGGTGACCCTGTCACGCGAGCTGGTCTGTCGgcggagaggtttgacctgagacgccCTCGTCACCCCCAGGGCCGAGAATGAGCCGTCGTGATCGGCCCGACACGTGAAACACCCTTCACCCACGTCGTTCCTGACCGACCCGCTGGACTCCTCATTTCTAgggagactctggctttgggggtagatgctcgggagcggggggtttcctgaggcttgatcacgcctttgcgtgtgccaagcctccttcctcgtgaccttggccatgggcggagttcctcacgctggccccggccATGACAAGTCAACAtgttgtgtgtaagtgtgtgatcCTTTTTGTCTGGAAACTGTTTCAAAACCGTTTCCTAAAGGGATTGGAGAGAAACCTGCTCCCCTCGCGCGCCTGAAGGCAGGGAGTTCTCAGCGGGACAGAACCTGCCTTCACTTCTCAGGGGGACCGGGACGGTCCCCTCACCTCGTGCACCCCCAACCCCGAGCCCAGtcccggcccctcccctccccgccccacccacccacccacccacccacccagacacccacacacacatacacacacacacacccacacacacacacacacacacacaggcgcgcgCGCACGCTCACCCGGACCCggctcccacccccatctccccaacctcacacccccccccacccccaccccaccccgcccctccccggcgACGAGGGGGGCCCGGGGAGGGGTGGCCGTCTCAGCCCCGGCTCTGAGACGTCCTCTGGGGCACCGCTCTCGGCCGGGACGCCGGCCCGCCGCCCTGCCGCTCGGTGTCCGTCCCCATCAGCCGTGTCCCCGAAAGGCGCGCGAGCTCGCGGACAACAAAGAGCGCGCCCAGACAGCACCGAAGGGTCCTCCTGAGCCCGACACGGCCGCGCGTACGGATCCACGTAGAGGTCGCGGGTCTCCCCGTCGGATGCGTGAATAGGATCCACACAGCCTCGATTGTGTTTCCGCTTCGATGGGCCGCCCTCTCCGGAGAGATCGTGTGGGTCAGCAAGCGAGCCAGCACGGAAGGGAACGAAACCGAAACCGCAGCCAAGTCGAGGGAGCGCTGAGCCCGAGGAACTCGCCGATCCCGTGGCGTCATTGGCCACACACAGCCTTTCGGTGCTGAGCCCGAGGAACTCGCCGATCCCGTGGCGTCATTGGCCACACACAGCCTTTCTCGATGGCAGAGAGAGATGTGGCACGGATCCCCGTGTGGGTCGTTCGTGCCCGAAACCACGCGACGGAGAGTGATCGTGTCTCATTCGAATCCTCTCTAAAAAGATACACCAGGTCCCATGAGGGAATGGTATCTTGGAGGGCAAAAGGGGATGACATGTGacaggaaaatcaaagtggaATCGGCATCGCCAAGAGAGCGCCGCCCCAAAATAGAGAAGGGGAGGGCCGTGGAGGAAGAGGTCTGTGTCTCAGTCTGGAAACTCGGAGCACCTCCTGGGGAACAGAGGCCTCCGGATCATCGAAACAGTGTTCCCGACATTCAAGACCCCtatcacacacaccctcccctttccctacaTCACTTGTGACGGTCTGTCTACCCTGGAAGAAGACACGGGTCCTTGTTTGCATGACAGTCCGTCATCATTGCTCTCAGGTCGCTTTACAACCtcacggagtttcagctttctaaGCCCCCGACTCTTTCCTGGGGAAGGTTCCCCCGGTTTTtattcaaacccgtgtccctgcatGGCCATATCGAAGACCCCcaaataaagctttctttttctttcttccccccccccccccctctctctcttttcttttcttttcttttctttttttggcgcaGCCGATACTGACTCTTCatggaaagacaagaaaactaggtgattttctgtgtttaatttccagGTGTATTGAAATATCATTTCCTTCGTGAAGGACATATGACATCCTTCGTTCTCATGTGTACAGAATGGGCACAAGAGGCACCTGTATGTTGCCAAAGAAGAATGACCACCCAAGCGGTAGCTCATAGCTTTCTCACAACCCATACAGATCATGACTGgatgtgaaagaaagggaagtcactcggtcgtgttcgactctttgcgacgccacggactgtagcctaccaggctcctccatccgtggacagttccaggcaagaatcctagagtgggttgccatttccttctgccattGGACGGGAGGAGAAGGATTCATGTCCACTGTCATGGCAACTTTCTCAgatgatcatgctgctgctgctgctgctgctgctgctgctgctgctgctgctgctgctgctgctgctgcgtcgcttcggtcgtgtccgaatctgtgcgaccccacagacggtagcccaccgggcacccccgtccctgggattctccaggcaagaacactgcagtgggttgccatgtccgcctccaaggcgtgaaagtgaaacgcgcaagggaagtcgctcagtcgtgtccgactgtgagcgaccccgtggactgcggcccaccaggctcctcccgtccatgggattttccgggcaagaggacTGCAGTGGGGCGCCATGGCCTTCCCCGGATAGTACCATACAATAATAATAACGCTGTTCATTAGAATCACCGTGCTCTTTGTGACGTATACAGTATAGATGTACCTTATCCGtgaagtcgttttttttttttttctttcccccttacaTCAATGcaatatcttcccatttctccctcccccagccgtTCTGTGATGAccgtcttccttccttctttctttctttctttctttctttctttttttgatggccatccatggcatgtgagtggcatgagaaagtctttctctttctctacctgacttaTTCATTTGGCATCACGCCCTAAGTCACATCCATGCTATCACCAGACAAGAATGCGTTCGTTCCTGTGGCTCCGTGGGACATCTATTTCTACCTATCGATCGATCTCTGTCTGGATCGtgtgtcttctttccctcttcttcccttgaTGGACACTCGGGCTGTTTCCCTCTCTTGACCCGTGTGACTGATGCTGCCGtggacatgggagtgcagatctcTCTCTGAGATTTCGCTTCCGTGTCTCTTCTCTTTAGATGTCTACCCAGAAGTGAGAGTGTTGGAAAGATCGATCACGTCTCGACCACGACTCTTTTCGAAGTCCTTCTGAGGGGATCCAGGGAAggatccattcttttcccatagacgCCGTTGGACTCCCAGTGCGACCGCACGCGTCTCAGGGAATACGGCGGCGACCACGACGACAACCCAAACGCTCCCGCGAACGCGATGGTGCCCGAGGGTGTGTCCGCAGGACGACTCCCCGGTGCCAGCTTTCCACGTCCAcgagccgcccccccccccccccccccccgcggtCGTCGGCAAGTCGTCCCATCCACACGGAGCCCCGGTTTTCGTGGGCCCGGGTTGCCTGGGTGCCAGTCGATCCCCAGATGAATGGAGCGATGACAGACTCCTTGGGGACCAGAGCAGAGAGACGTGGAATTCTTTCCACGAGACGAGTGCGATGAGAAGAGAACGATGCGAAGTGGTgcctggggagccaggaagagTCGCACGGGAAAGAGAACATGTCAGACGAGAGGGGAGAAGGATTCAAAGTGAGTGGAGCGCGGCGGGGGAGACGGGCCCCGAAGATGCGAGCAGATGCCGGGGGCACTGCACGCCTGGACCCGTGAGCCTGCAGGGAGCCGAGAGGGATGGCCGTCCGCTGTCTGCGGGTCCGCGTGGGCCGATCTCCAGAGCCCGGACCGGGAAGGACTTCTTCCCGAGAACAGGCACGCTCACGGTCCCCGCGGGTCACGTCTCCACTGGGCTCTCAGCACTGCAGGGAGAGCTTCCCGCACTTCCGATGGCACGGTGAGCTGCGGTTTCTTGATCTCATCGACCGCGGAGTCGGCGAGCTTCCCGAGGGATGGGACGAGGTATTGGCCGACGGCGTCCCATCCTAGACCCCGTATTGCTTTCAAATCGTGGGACGTCTCTGATCTCTGTGGGGGTGTGCCGTGTCTTCACGGCTGTGCGAGCGGTTCTCTCTCCGTGGAGGAGGGGGCCGCTCTGCGGTTGTGTGTCTGGGCTTCTCGTGGCTGTGGTTCCTCTTGGGGAGCGTGGGcactggggcacgtgggcttcagcggcTGCTGGGTGTGGGCTCAGCGCTCGCAGtggccaggatctagagcacggaTTCCGTCGGCGAGGCCTATGGGCTTCGTGgctctgtagcacgtgggatcgtcCCGGGCCGGGGAtgaaacccgtgtttcctgcgtgGGCACGGGACGGTTTCCTAcggagccgccggggaagcccccGTCCCAAACTCGAGATGGATATCCTGCCGTCCCCCGCTTGGGATGGGAGAGTTTCTGAACGATCAGGCCCGGAAAAGGGATTGCATCGTGAAGGGTTGACCTTCGTTTCTCACAGACCGGCACTCTTGCTGCTTCTTGAAGTGTCCTAGAGAAGAAGACATCGGATTCCACGTGAGATCAGCTCCTTTGACTAGCCACAACAAGGGGGATGGAGAAACACAACAGTTGGTTTCTTTTGGACGATGAGcccccctctgtgtgtgtgtgtgtgtgtgtgtgtgtgtgtgtgtgtgtgtgtgtgtgtgtgagagagagagagagagagagagagagagagagagagagagagagagagagagagagagagagagagagagagagaggccttcgTGGTTCTAAAGCAAGAAGCACTGAGGAGTGAAGACATTCTTGAACTCACATCGTTTCCTTCCTTTCCGTCGTGATGGTCCAGTGATGTTTGGAGGACGACGTGGACTGTTTCAGGGTAGATGCTTTTAGAAGgctgtgaagggacttccctgcctggtggtccagtggtgaaggatccacctgccgaGGAGGCAGGGGGACAGGGTGTTTTCCACCGAACCCCTGATCCGGGACGATGCCACAGGGCTCCGGGCAGGTTCGACACAAACCTACAGAACGGACGGTGCCAGGCGTGAAGGCGAGGGCACACGGCCCGGGGACTCTGGACGAGGGTGACTGACGCGGACGGACACTGCCGTCTCCGTCTCCGTGGAGGTGGGTTGTGGCCAGCACGCTCCTCTGGGGCAGGCTGTTCCTAGGACCGTTGGGGAGCGTGCGCGTgcatgggaggagcaggggacctgAGGGGACTCTCTATCCTCTCTGCTCCACGGGATCCCCGGAACCCTCATCTGCTCCAAGAGAGGATTCGTCCCGTGGAAAGACAGACCCACACGCGAGTGAACCTCATTTCTGGTTCCCTTGGCTTCTGAAAGCGTGACGCTCCGGTTCGTGCGACTCTCTGGCTTTCTGTTCTTCCCGAGATCCCGgcctgctcactggaaggacacgAGGAGCCGGATGAGATCTCCCTCTGCACGGCGGCGGCTCCAGCGTGCGCACGTTTCAGCGGCCACGGCTTGCGGACATCGCACCGAGAGCCGAAGCCCCGCCCGGTGGGACAGACGCCTGTTTCCACGACGGGGGAACCGTGCTCGGTGCGGGAAGCCCCATCCTTGCCCCTGCCTGTTCGATCTGCAGGGCCTCTGCAAAGAAcacacgcgcccgatctcgtgacCGATCCCCTTTTCGGAGCCAGCCCGGGGCGTCGTCTGTTTCCCGGGCCACAGGCACACACTGGCACTGGGGAGTGGTGTcgttcctcctcctcgtcctcctcctcctcctcctcctcgtcctcctcctcctcgtcctcctcctcctcctctctgcccccacccttccccccgcATGCAGGCTCCCCCACACCCCCGCCTGGCCCCGGCCCGTCCGGGTCTCCCCCACCCGCAGAAAAGGCCAGGGGACACATGGTCCCAGGACGACGCGGTCGAGAGCCAGTGGCAGTCCGCTGGGATGCGGGGAGGAGAGACGCCCGAGCGTACCTAGGCCGACACTGCCACCGTGTGGGGTGAGAGGCCGGTGCGAGGAGAGCTCAAGagttcagaggaggaggaagaggagcaggaggcagagagggaggcggggggtggaggggagggccagGCTGAAGCTGTCTCGGGGGCGATGACGTGGAAGAGAAACGTTCCCCTTCAGAAGGGCGCTCCGAAGAGAGAGCGTTCCGGTGGGACCTTGAGAGCACCTTCAAGCtgggagcggggtggggtggggtggggtgggggagggaatcaTCCAGACGTAGGAAAGACACCAGGCACAGAAGGCGAGACCGCTTCTTGACCAAAGGGAATCGGATGCTTTTCTGTCCACGTCTGTGCTCCATCCTCAGACTCTCATGGGAATccagccggccggccggccggccggccggccggccagcCACCGTCGTGTCgctccttttctgttctctccGTGTTTCATGGCGAGTGAGTGAGAGAGTCTTTCGATGGTTCGCTAGGATGTGTGAATGTCGTGGGACCATGGTACTTGTCAGCCGTGGATGAACAGAACGGCTTCGGCTTTCAGGGTGATCCTGAActcccacgccaagggaggcctgtgtgtccctgtgtgctgGAGGACACCGTGCT
Protein-coding sequences here:
- the LOC108634791 gene encoding uncharacterized protein LOC108634791, encoding MSRVPSGPLLLPCTRTLPNGPRNSLPQRSVLATTHLHGDGDGSVRPRQSPSSRVPGPCALAFTPGTVRSVGLCRTCPEPCGIVPDQGFGGKHPVPLPPRQVDPSPLDHQAGKSLHSLLKASTLKQSTSSSKHHWTITTERKETMTLQEAARVPVCEKRRSTLHDAIPFPGLIVQKLSHPKRGTAGYPSRVWDGGFPGGSVGNRPVPTQETRVSSPARDDPTCYRATKPIGLADGIRALDPGHCER